CCTATCCAACTGGTCAGCTACAGCTTATCTTCTGGCCCTAGCATCCTCGATGGTCCCCTTCGGGAGGATCGCTGACTGGAAAGGTAGAGCGAAGGTCTTCCGGGCTGGCCTCGTCATATTCACGATATCCTCTATCGCAACTATCTTAGTTAGGGATTTCGGGTCCTTCATAGCCCTGAGGGTCCTGCAGGGCCTGGGCTCCTCTATGATATCAGCTACGAGCGTGGCTCTCATCTCCTCTATCTTTAGGGAGGGAAGGGGAAAAGCTATAGGGATAAATACAGCTGCAGTTTACATAGGACTGAGCTTAGGGCCACTCTCAGCTGGCTTATTATCAGATCTCATATCCTGGATCTCGATATTCCCTCTCATGGGCACATTATCCGGGGTCTCCCTTCTCCTCTCCGTGAACCTCCCCGAGCTCGGGGAGGGGGGATCGAGGCCCAGTTACTCCTCTTCCCTCCTCTTCTCCGCTTCAATGATCTGTCTGATCTACGGAATTTCGAATCTCGATAATATACTGGTCCTAGGATTCATAATAATGATCTCATGGCTCCTCTTGGAGCTGAGAAGGGGAGGGCTCATAGATCCCAAGCTCCTGAGGAATAGGAGCTACATGGCTTCCTCAACGGCTGCCCTACTGAATTACAGCGCCACCTATGCGATTACCATAATCCTCAGTAACTACCTGCACGGCTTCCTCTCGCCGAGTGAGGCGGGGCTCATCCTCACAATCCAGCCAGTCATTCAAGCTGCTCTCTCCCCGATAGCCGGTCAGGCTTCCGATAGGAGGTCTCCCCACTTGATAGCTTCCCTCGGGATGATCGTGATAGCCCTGGGAATTGCCCTCCTCATCCCCCTCGGGTCCGAGGGCTTATTGAGGGTGGAAATATCCTTAGTTATCCTCGGAGCGGGATTCGCGCTCTTCGCATCCCCCAATACAGTGGCTGCGCTGAACTCATCCCCTCCAAAGCTTTACGGATCAGCGACAGCGTTCTTAGGATCGATGAGGTTCATGGGCCAGGCGATAAGCAGCTCCATAATAACGGCTTTAATGATGATAGAGGAGCCCCTTAAAGCCATGAACTCAGCTTTGATCATATACGTCGCGATAAGTATCTCAGGCGCTATCCTCTCAATTATCGCTAGGTTTTGGAGGGCTTAGGCTAGAAGAAAAAGCGTGAAGATGCTGCATCTTCCCGGGGCTATTCTCAATCGACCGGTTGCCTGAGGGAGACGAGTTTAGGCATCTACTAAATCAACTATAATATCCCAAATTTTTTCCACTAGTCCGGTGTGGTACAAAATTTTTGGAAACGAATCCATCCTCTCATGGCCCCTTAACTCATAATCTTACCGTAAAACTTTTTTTATTAAGAGCCCCCGCTACCCCTATGAGTTCCTATCCCCAGATCTCATTATCCGGTAAGGTGGCCCTAATTACAGGAGGCTCCTCCGGCATAGGGAGGGCTATAGCCCTCAAGCTCTCCCAGGCGGGGGCTAAAATAGCTATTTTGGACATAAAGGAATGTGAAAGCCTGCTGAATGAGATAGGGAGGGATAAGGCTAGATTTTACAGGTGCGATGTCACATCAGCCGATGAAGTCAGGGAAGTCGTTAGGAGTGTTTATGAGGAATTCGGCAGGATAGATATTGTTGTAAATGCTGCTGGTGTCATAGTCAGGAAGGATGCCGTTGAAACCAGTGAGGAGGAGTGGGATAAGGTCTTGAACGTCAACCTGAAGGGTCCCTTCCTGGTCTCGAAATACTCGATACCTTACATGATCAGGGGAGGGGGTGGCAGCATAGTCAACGTAGCCTCGGGGTGGGGGCTGAAGGGAGGCCCCAAGGCAGTGGCTTACTGCGCCTCCAAGGGAGGCCTAATCAACATGACTAGGGCCATGGCCATAGATCACGGTAAGGATGGGATAAGGGTCAACTGCGTCGCTCCAGGGGATGTGGATACCCCTATGCTCAGGAGCGAGGCCGAGCAGCTCGGTATGAAATGGGAGGATTTCCTGAGGGAGGCCGCTAACAGGCCCCTAGCTAGGATAGGGAAGCCTGAGGATATAGCTAATGCTGTCCTCTTCTTAGTGAGCGATATGGCCAGTTGGATAACTGGAGCTACTTTAGTAGTGGATGGAGGTGGTACTGCATGAGCCATCCCTACATCCCGAACTCGGTCGAGAGGGTTAAGAGGGAGATGCTCTCCTACATAGGGGTATCGAGCATAGAGGAGCTCTACGCGAGCATACCTGAGGAGATAAGGTTCAAGGGGAGGATGAACCTGCCAGAGCCACTCAGATCCGAGTACGAGCTCTACAGGCATATGAGGGAGATCCTCTCCAAAAACGTGAGTTGCGAGGATTATTTATGCTTCAAGGGAGGGGGGACTTGGCCCCATTACGTCCCGGCGATATGCGATGAGATAGCTGGAAGGGCCGAGTTCCTCACCGCATATGCTGGGGATCCCTACGAGGACCACGGGAGGTGGCAGGCCCTCTTCGAGTTCGAGAGCTTGATGGCGGAGCTAGTAGATATGGATGTAGTCACAGTCCCCATTTACTCCTGGGGGCACGCTGCAGGCACGGCGATGAGGATGGCCCACAGGATAAACGGGAGGAGGGAAGTTCTTATACCCAGGACTATATCGCCGGAGAGGTTCTTAGTGGTAAATAATTATGTTGACCCCGCCCTCAAGCTGATCAAAGTGGATTACGATAAGGAGAGAGGGATGATGGATATAGAGGACCTGAAGAGGAAGATATCGAGGGAGACAGCAGCCGTATACTTCGAGAACCCATCTTACCTAGGGTTCATAGAGACTGGAGGGAAGGAGATTTGCGAGATAGCTCATGAAATGGGGGCTATATGCATAGTAGGTGTGGATCCGAGTTCCCTGGGCGTGTTGGAGCCCCCTAGCCACTACGGGGCCGATATAACAGTGGGGGATCTTCAGCCGCTGGGGATACATATGAACTTCGGGGGAGGGCTGGGTGGCTTCCTAGCCACTAGGGATGAGGAGGAGTTCGTTAGGGAGATCCCGTACAGGATATTCGGTCTAGCTAAGACTGTGAAAGAGGGAGAATACGGTTTCGGAGACGTCTTATTTGAGAGGACATCCTTCGAGAAGAGGGAGAAGGCTAAAGAATTCGTTGGGACAGCTGCAGCTTCTCACGGAATAATTGCAGCCGTTTACCTATCCCTCCTAGGGCCCAAGGGTATGAGAGAGCTCGGAGAGGCGATACTCCAGAGGTCCGCTTACGCTATGAAAGCCCTCTCGAGCATAGGCCTCAAGGCTCCTAAGTTCAAGGCCCCTCACTTCAAGGAGTTCGTCGTGGAATTCCCAGGGAGGAAGAGCGTTGAGGAGATAAACAAGGAGCTCCTGAAGGAGGGGATATTCGGAGGCATAGATCTCAGGAAGCACTTCCCGGAGCTAGGGAACTCAGCCCTTTACTGCTTCACTGAAGTCCACACTAAGGAGGACATAGACAGACTAGTTGATGCCCTCAGGAGGATCCTGGGGTGAGAGTATGGGGGTCGTGAAGGTAAGGAGGGGGTTCCACGAGGCGAGATGGGAGGAGCCCATAATATTCGAGTTGAGCAATGAGGGGGAGAGGGGCATTTTGATACCCCTCGATGATAAAATAGTGAGGGAAGTTGGCGACGTCCTATCCTCGATACCAGAGCACATGAGGAGGAAGGACCCGCCGAAGCTACCCGAGGTATCTCAGATGAGGGTCTTAAAGCACTACCTGAGGTTATCCCAGGAGACCCTGGGGGCCGATCTGAACATAGACATAGGGCAGGGAACTTGCACTATGAAGTACAGCCCTAAAGTGAACGAGAGATTCGTAGCGATGGTGAGGGAGCTTCATCCATATCAAGATGAGGAAACTGTCCAGGGAGCTCTAGAAATAATGTACAAGCTCGATCTCTTCCTCAGGGAGATATCCGGGCTGGATAGGTTCAGCTTCCAGCCCGGAGGAGGATCTCAAGCTATATTCGCCATGGCCTCCATAATAAGGGCTTACCACAAGAAGAGGGGTGAGGAGAGGGATGAGATAATAACAACTATATTCTCCCACCCATCTGATGCAGCAGCTCCGGCTGTGAAGGGATTCAAGGTGATAACAATATATCCAGATCCGGAGACTGGCATACCGGATGTGGAAGCCCTGAAGGCTGCCGTATCCAAGAGGACAGCGGGCATGATAGTGGCGAATCCCGAGGACACTGGAATATTCAATCCGAGGATAAAGGAGTTCTGCGATATAGTCCATGAAGCCGGAGGGCTCTGCGGCTACGATCAAGCGAACGCTAACGGCATAATAGGGATAGTCAGGGCTAAGGAGTGCGGCTTCGACATGGGCTTCTTCAACCTCCATAAGACCTTCTCATCCCCCCACGGATGCGGAGGACCAGCTGTAGGGGCCCTGGGGGTGAGGAGGGAACTTGAGAACTTCCTACCGGTCCCTGTAGTCGATTACGATCCAGAGAGGAAGGCCTATTACCTGAATTACGACCTCCCGGATACGATAGGGAAGGTCAGAGAGTTTTACGGTGTATTCCCAGTAGTAGTGAGAGCTTATGCCTGGATAATGGCTTTGGGAGAGGAGGGACTGAAGGAAGTCGCTAGAGTGGCTGTCCTGAATAATAATTACGTGATGCACAGGATACTGAGGGAGGTCAGGGGAGCCGATATATCTTATCCAGCTAATAAGAGAAGGATAGAGCAAGTTAGGTATAGCCTCAAGAAGCTGAAGGATGAGACCGGAGTCGGAGCCGAGGATGTTATAAGGAGGATGGCTGACTTCGGGTTCCATCTATGGACGAGCCACCACCCGTGGATAATACCGGAGCCCTTAACTATAGAGCCGACCGAATCCTACTCCAAGGAGGAGCTGGATGAATACGTAGAGGCCCTGAAGGAAGTAGTGAGGGAGGCTTACGAGGAGCCGGAGACTGTAATAAATGCCCCGCATAGGAGCGTGATCCATAAGATAGAGGATAACAGCTGGTTCTCAGATCCGAAGAAGTGGTCCATAACCTGGAGGCTCTTCCTGAAGAAGCACGGTGGTAAGCTTTGAGATTGGGGCTCATAGTGAATCCGATAGCTGGAATGGGAGGGAGGGTGGGCCTAAAGGGCACTGACGGGCCTGAGATGCTGAAGAAAGCTATAGAGCTGGGAGCGAAACCTTGGGCCGAGGATAGAGCTGTGGATGCTTTGAAAGTGCTTCTGCCAATCAGGGATTCCCTCACCATTTACACTTACCCGCATAAGATGGGGGAGAATGCCGCTAAGAGGGCTGGCTTCAATCCGGAGGTCCTGGGGAGCGTAGGAGAGGAGACGACTGCCGAGGATACTGTGAGAGCTGCTGAGGATATGAGGAGGGTGGGAGTCGATATACTGCTCTTCGTGGGCGGGGATGGTACAGCGAGGGATGTCTGTAGAGCTATAGGGACTAGCTTAGTCACACTCGGCATACCCGCTGGGGTCAAAGTCTACTCCTCAGTATTCTCAGCTAGCCCCAAGGCTGGAGGGGAGCTAGCTCTCAAGTTCCTGAGGGGGGAAGTGAGCGAGGTAATAGAAGCCGAAGTCCTGGACATAGATGAGGATTCATTCAGAGAGGGAAGATTATCCGTAAAGCTATACGGCTACCTCAAGATACCTTACGATTCCAATTATATCCCGGGAGGTAAGGTGCCATCATCTCACTCCGAGAGTTACGATAGGGAGGCCATAGCGGCTGAGCTCCTCGAGGTGATGGAGAGAGATGTCATATATCTCATAGGGCCCGGGAGCACGACTAAGGAAGTGATGAAAGCGCTCAGCTTAGATTTCAGTCCTCTGGGCGTTGATGCAATCCTAAACGGTGAGTTGATTGGGAAGGACCTCAATGAGAGGCAGATAATCGAGCTAATTTCGGGGAGGAAGGCCAAAGTAGTAGTCACTCCCATAGGAGGCCAGGGCTATGTGTTCGGGAGGGGGAATCAGCAGATAAGCCCAGAAGTCCTGAGGAGGGTGGGGAAGGGCAATATCATAATAGTGGCTACGAGGGGGAAGCTAGAATCCCTAAGGGGGAGACCACTCCTCGTAGATACGGGAGACGAAGCCCTCGATGTCGAGCTCTCGGGTTACTACAAGGTGATAACTGGATATAGGGAGTATACAGTGTATAAAGTCGTTCCAGCATCGACCCTCGAGAGCTGACCTCAAAATCCTCTCATTTTTAATTCCCTTTTCCGATCAGCCTCTTAAGGAAAAATATATCTTTGAGCGAGCTTAGGAGAATTATTTCAGCTCAGATGAGCGGGAATTTTCACAGCATCTCCCTAGATCAGATCGAGGATAATCAAGACTCACAACTGACTTCAGCTCTCCTGAAGTTAGCTGATATCGTGACGATCTGCTCCAGCACTTTCGCTGTTCTACCGCTCAATGAACCGGCATCTATCCTAATGATGTTTATAGGACCGCTCTCACCGTAAAGAGTTATTATAACTCTGACGTCCTCAGCGGTCTCATAGCCAGCGTTGAAGAGGACTATGTGGAACTTAACGTTGGCTGTACCGCAGGGCACGCAGCCGAAACTATCGTACCACCAATGAACTACGTAAACTCTAGCCCTCCTGATTGATGAGAGCTCATTCCTGCAGCTCGCTAACTCCCTCTCACATACCGATTCATTCTCTACCTTAATCTCAACCGGTTGAGTTTCCTTGGAGAGGCATGATGATAGTTCATCCTGCTTCGCTTTCAGTTCCTCCCGCAGCTTCTCTATCTCCTCCTCAGCCTCGCTCAACTCCTTCCTCAGAGCAGCCGCATTGCTCTCTGCATCGGATAAAAGGATCTCTTTCTCACTAATATTCCTTTTGAGCTCCTCCAAATTCTTCTCATACTCAGATATCCTTGATTGGAGCTTCTCAGCTTTATTGTAATAATAGGCGAGCCCCAATATCGAGAGGATGAGGAGGGCCAGAAGAACGTACCTCACATTATATTGTGCCCCGATAGCTTATAAGGCTCAAGGCCTTACCCTCTAATTAATGCCTTAAAAAAGTGAAGTTGAGTTAACCAGATCAGCCCTTCTCCTTTCCCCTGATCCTCCTCAGCTCCATCATGTACTCCCTCTTGAGCTTCACATAGACGCCTTCAGGTATCTCCCCTCTCCTTCTCATCTCCTCCAGCTTCGATATCTTCTCCCTTATCCTCTTAACTCTCTCATCCGATGGCTTCTTTTTCCTCCTGTATTTGAGCAGGAGGTAGAATGTAGTGAGCCCGAATATCACAGCCAGGGATATGCTGAGGATCGTGATCATGTAGAGGGGATTCAGAGTCCTCTCCCACTTCGCTAAAGCTACCTTCGGCTTATCCATCAGTATTGGATCCGATATTAGTGAGCTCCCGTTCGCATCCCCTCCCCATCCCTTGAAGACGTAGATCCAGGGGAATTCCTCTATCTTATCTGTCTTGAGCTTCGCCCTCGCGTAGCTCCCAGCATCGTACCATCCTGAGCCCTCCGCCTCCCCCAGCTCGGATGTGACGTTCAGGTAGTACTGGACCCTGTACTCAGCCACATAGGAGCTTGGCTCCGCTCTAACTGAGATGGAAGTCGAGTTGCTCATGCCCCTCCATCCCCTGAAGATGTACCTCCTCCCATCCTCAGTCCTCTGGGCATCAGCGGACAGGCTGTGAATACTCCCCTCCTCCCATTCGAAATCCCCTCCTCCGGGATAGGCCTTCCCATCAACGTAGACAGTCAATCCCGGTGGATCCGTCCTCACGCTCACTTTCAACGGACCTTTCGCGACTTCCACATCTATCCAATCGCTTGAGGATCCGGAGAAATCCTTATTCCCACTCCAGAGAGCTCTGAACCTCCAAGTCCCGCTCACGTTCAGGAGGAGAGATCGGGAGAAGTTCCCATTCTCGACGATAAGCGTCAAGTTCCTCCTAGCTCCATCCGGACTCACTACTTCGAGGCTCAGATTAGCTCTCTCAGGTTTCATGGAGCCGAATAACGTGATCTCCTCCCCTACCCTCACTTTCCTCGGGGAAGCGTTCAAGTATATCTGCGAGGCCCCTCTGGTGACGTTCACCTTGACATCGCCCTTAGCCAGTAGAGTGGTCCCGCAGTACAACTCGACCCTGAAGGTATGGATCCCCGCTCTATCGGCGCTGAAGGTCCTCCTGATACCCATGGGTCCAGGGGCTTTCAGGGGATCCCCGTATCCCTCAGCCGGATATCTGACTACCTCCCCGCTCGGGTAAGTCCTGTAGATGACCACATGATACTCCTTGCAGCCGGTATCTCCCCAGAGGATGTTCAGCTCTATCTCCTCTCCAGCCCCAACGGATCCCTTGGATGCCCATACTTTCAGATCCTCAGCTGAGGCTGCTTGAACAACTATCAAGAGCACCAAGAGGATCAGCAATTCCTTCCTTCTCATCCCTCGATCCGGGCCCTTGGATATAATAAACGTTACCTCAGCACAGCTAGTTGAATTAGGGGATCAGCTTTTTAAGACTCCCAGCGGGGAAGGAGAGGATGAGCAAAGCTGTGAGGATGAGATACGATAGAGGCACTATATTAGTGGAGGGCCTCGATAAACTGCCTCACTGTAGATGGGATGGGAGGGTAGGGGCCTTAAGGGCTCCGGCCTTCAGGTACCCAGAGATAAAGGAGCTCCTCCCCCATGCTATAGATGAGGTCATGGACCCCCTGCCCATGCCAGAGGTTAGGGGGAGGATTGAGCTCAAGCCCTTTCAGATGGAAGCATTCAATTCCTGGATTGAGAAGGGAAGAGGGATAATAGTGCTGCCCACAGGGGCTGGGAAGACTTACATAGCTCTGAAGGCCATAGAGAGGCTGAGGAAGAGCACCCTCATAATAGTACCGACGATACCCCTCCTGAATCAGTGGAGCGATCTCTTGACTAAGCTGGGGATAGAGGCCGGTATCATAGGAGGAGGTAAATCTGAGCTGAGGCCAGTTACCGTTATAACTTACGATTCAGCTTACCTGAGATCGGATGAGCTCGGGAATAAGTTCGAACTCGTCGTGTTCGATGAGGTCCATCATCTGGCTGCGGCTGGATATATAGAGATAGGTGAATCCCTGGCCTCCCCATACAGGATGGGGCTCACAGCTACCCTGGAGAGGGAGGACGGGAGGCACAGCTTACTCTTCCCAATAGTGGGGGGAGTGGTCTACAGGATCGGGCCCAAGGAACTAGCTGGTACTCATCTCTCGGAGTTCGATACAGTAAGGATAGGGGTTGAGCTGAGCGAGGAGGAGAGGGCCGAATATGATAAATGCCTGAGGGAGTATAGGGAAGCTCTCAGGGATCTCAAGCTCAGGATCACGGGGATGGAGGACTTCATGAAATTGATAAGGATGAGCTCCTCGAATCCAACAGCTAGGAAGGCCCTACTCGCTTGGCACAGGATGAGGAAGATAGCCCTTAACTCCAGATCGAAACTGGATACCCTTCAAAGCCTCCTGGAGAGCCATAAGGATGATAAGGTCATAATATTCACGGAGTTCAACGAGATGGCTGAGGAGATAAGCAGGAGGTTCCTGATACCACTGATAACACATAGGACGGATAAGAAGGAGAGGAAGGAGGTTCTGGATGCCTTCAGAGTTGGCTCCGTGACGAAGATAGTCACATCCAAGGTGCTGGATGAGGGCTTGGACGTACCCGATGCGAGGGTGGGGATAATACTCGGAGGCACTGGGAGCAGGAGGGAGTTCGTGCAGAGGCTAGGGAGGATACTGAGGAAGAGGGAGGGGAAGAGGGCCGTGCTATATGAAGTAATATCGAGGGGGACCAGCGAGGTCAGGGTATCGAGAAGGAGGAGGAAGGCGCTGCAGCGGTGATGCGATGCTCCCATCTCAACTGCTGAGGGGCAAGGTGGTCGGAGGTAAGCTCATATTAAAGTGGGCCTTGGGCAGCGAGCTGGAGCTGGCGGAGGATCTCATAAGGATCTTCAAGGTGGGGAGGGAGCTGAAGGAGATAGAAGAGGAAGAAGAGGAGATAGAAGAATATTATTCAGATTACAAGCTCGTGAGGGGTCTATACATCCTTTTGCTGAGGAAGGGGAGATTTGAGAGACCTAAGAGCTCTCTAGATCCTCTGGAAGCTAGGAGGAGGGTTTACAGGATCGTGAATCGGGATTATCATGGCTTCGTCAGTTATGAGGAGAGGGCTGATGCAATAAGGAGGGCTGCTGAGGAAATAGGAGTCAATGAGGAGGAGCTGGAGAGAGCATTATGGGCTGATTTTGAGTTGAAGCTCGTCGAATTCAATGCGCCTGAACCGGAGGAGCTACTGAAGGAGTACAACTTAGCCCTGCTCCAGACAGCTCTGTTCAAATCCTCGAGGATGCATCTACTCACCTCCTCCTCGGGAGGGGAGGTCAAGCCCCTGCTCAGGGCCCTCAAGGGCCTGGGCCTGATGTACACGGCTAGCAGGAGGGATAAGCTGGAGCTCACGATAGATGGTCCAGCGTCGATACTCAAGCTGACGACGAAGTACGGAGTGGCTATGGCTAAGCTAGTCCCCTTCATAGTGAGGATGAGCGATTGGTATCTGAGGGCCGATATAGTGAGGAGGAAGATTGTAAGGCTGGAGGTCTCCCACAGAATGAGGGATATATTTCCAGAGTACGAGGGGGGCATAGATTATGATAGCTCCCTGGAGAGG
The sequence above is drawn from the Candidatus Korarchaeum cryptofilum OPF8 genome and encodes:
- a CDS encoding MFS transporter; this encodes MSSEKLEELRSRVLISCAIASFLTPFSSSSIAFLLPEISSYFGVEVALSNWSATAYLLALASSMVPFGRIADWKGRAKVFRAGLVIFTISSIATILVRDFGSFIALRVLQGLGSSMISATSVALISSIFREGRGKAIGINTAAVYIGLSLGPLSAGLLSDLISWISIFPLMGTLSGVSLLLSVNLPELGEGGSRPSYSSSLLFSASMICLIYGISNLDNILVLGFIIMISWLLLELRRGGLIDPKLLRNRSYMASSTAALLNYSATYAITIILSNYLHGFLSPSEAGLILTIQPVIQAALSPIAGQASDRRSPHLIASLGMIVIALGIALLIPLGSEGLLRVEISLVILGAGFALFASPNTVAALNSSPPKLYGSATAFLGSMRFMGQAISSSIITALMMIEEPLKAMNSALIIYVAISISGAILSIIARFWRA
- a CDS encoding SDR family NAD(P)-dependent oxidoreductase — encoded protein: MSSYPQISLSGKVALITGGSSGIGRAIALKLSQAGAKIAILDIKECESLLNEIGRDKARFYRCDVTSADEVREVVRSVYEEFGRIDIVVNAAGVIVRKDAVETSEEEWDKVLNVNLKGPFLVSKYSIPYMIRGGGGSIVNVASGWGLKGGPKAVAYCASKGGLINMTRAMAIDHGKDGIRVNCVAPGDVDTPMLRSEAEQLGMKWEDFLREAANRPLARIGKPEDIANAVLFLVSDMASWITGATLVVDGGGTA
- the gcvPA gene encoding aminomethyl-transferring glycine dehydrogenase subunit GcvPA is translated as MSHPYIPNSVERVKREMLSYIGVSSIEELYASIPEEIRFKGRMNLPEPLRSEYELYRHMREILSKNVSCEDYLCFKGGGTWPHYVPAICDEIAGRAEFLTAYAGDPYEDHGRWQALFEFESLMAELVDMDVVTVPIYSWGHAAGTAMRMAHRINGRREVLIPRTISPERFLVVNNYVDPALKLIKVDYDKERGMMDIEDLKRKISRETAAVYFENPSYLGFIETGGKEICEIAHEMGAICIVGVDPSSLGVLEPPSHYGADITVGDLQPLGIHMNFGGGLGGFLATRDEEEFVREIPYRIFGLAKTVKEGEYGFGDVLFERTSFEKREKAKEFVGTAAASHGIIAAVYLSLLGPKGMRELGEAILQRSAYAMKALSSIGLKAPKFKAPHFKEFVVEFPGRKSVEEINKELLKEGIFGGIDLRKHFPELGNSALYCFTEVHTKEDIDRLVDALRRILG
- the gcvPB gene encoding aminomethyl-transferring glycine dehydrogenase subunit GcvPB, with product MGVVKVRRGFHEARWEEPIIFELSNEGERGILIPLDDKIVREVGDVLSSIPEHMRRKDPPKLPEVSQMRVLKHYLRLSQETLGADLNIDIGQGTCTMKYSPKVNERFVAMVRELHPYQDEETVQGALEIMYKLDLFLREISGLDRFSFQPGGGSQAIFAMASIIRAYHKKRGEERDEIITTIFSHPSDAAAPAVKGFKVITIYPDPETGIPDVEALKAAVSKRTAGMIVANPEDTGIFNPRIKEFCDIVHEAGGLCGYDQANANGIIGIVRAKECGFDMGFFNLHKTFSSPHGCGGPAVGALGVRRELENFLPVPVVDYDPERKAYYLNYDLPDTIGKVREFYGVFPVVVRAYAWIMALGEEGLKEVARVAVLNNNYVMHRILREVRGADISYPANKRRIEQVRYSLKKLKDETGVGAEDVIRRMADFGFHLWTSHHPWIIPEPLTIEPTESYSKEELDEYVEALKEVVREAYEEPETVINAPHRSVIHKIEDNSWFSDPKKWSITWRLFLKKHGGKL
- a CDS encoding ATP-NAD kinase family protein translates to MRLGLIVNPIAGMGGRVGLKGTDGPEMLKKAIELGAKPWAEDRAVDALKVLLPIRDSLTIYTYPHKMGENAAKRAGFNPEVLGSVGEETTAEDTVRAAEDMRRVGVDILLFVGGDGTARDVCRAIGTSLVTLGIPAGVKVYSSVFSASPKAGGELALKFLRGEVSEVIEAEVLDIDEDSFREGRLSVKLYGYLKIPYDSNYIPGGKVPSSHSESYDREAIAAELLEVMERDVIYLIGPGSTTKEVMKALSLDFSPLGVDAILNGELIGKDLNERQIIELISGRKAKVVVTPIGGQGYVFGRGNQQISPEVLRRVGKGNIIIVATRGKLESLRGRPLLVDTGDEALDVELSGYYKVITGYREYTVYKVVPASTLES
- a CDS encoding DEAD/DEAH box helicase family protein, with product MSKAVRMRYDRGTILVEGLDKLPHCRWDGRVGALRAPAFRYPEIKELLPHAIDEVMDPLPMPEVRGRIELKPFQMEAFNSWIEKGRGIIVLPTGAGKTYIALKAIERLRKSTLIIVPTIPLLNQWSDLLTKLGIEAGIIGGGKSELRPVTVITYDSAYLRSDELGNKFELVVFDEVHHLAAAGYIEIGESLASPYRMGLTATLEREDGRHSLLFPIVGGVVYRIGPKELAGTHLSEFDTVRIGVELSEEERAEYDKCLREYREALRDLKLRITGMEDFMKLIRMSSSNPTARKALLAWHRMRKIALNSRSKLDTLQSLLESHKDDKVIIFTEFNEMAEEISRRFLIPLITHRTDKKERKEVLDAFRVGSVTKIVTSKVLDEGLDVPDARVGIILGGTGSRREFVQRLGRILRKREGKRAVLYEVISRGTSEVRVSRRRRKALQR
- a CDS encoding DUF790 family protein; amino-acid sequence: MLPSQLLRGKVVGGKLILKWALGSELELAEDLIRIFKVGRELKEIEEEEEEIEEYYSDYKLVRGLYILLLRKGRFERPKSSLDPLEARRRVYRIVNRDYHGFVSYEERADAIRRAAEEIGVNEEELERALWADFELKLVEFNAPEPEELLKEYNLALLQTALFKSSRMHLLTSSSGGEVKPLLRALKGLGLMYTASRRDKLELTIDGPASILKLTTKYGVAMAKLVPFIVRMSDWYLRADIVRRKIVRLEVSHRMRDIFPEYEGGIDYDSSLEREFPQMCPQGWKVYREPEPLVSGSSVIIPDFMLEKGRIRIYVEIMGFWTPEYVERKIEKLKDVKEPLLIIARRDLMCSRVEKIRKDILYFERKIDPVELARKLKEIEERYWSDERDRIREELAELRIDGKFLEVDKLKSILGISEAQLREICCPEGFELIGSYLISEEAISSLREEVMKRRPLKVRELKGILADMGLPPEIATYVPGRIGIGVSWSSLDEDEAYLVYT